The following are encoded in a window of Desulfobulbaceae bacterium genomic DNA:
- a CDS encoding flagellar protein FliS, with the protein MHTTKARTAYQTSEAQAQIHPVKLIHLLYERVLVHLTLAEQGTITNNAKERGENLSKAIAIISELNASIKDGDDSDAAGFLRGLYSAILLELPKVGISGEVEIIRQSYRYLNRLREIWESTAMVEAGLNVPHQDENEQQKSNQNTPSSPDGGAPPVNRPNKFTTMDAASCYLHGVSVSI; encoded by the coding sequence ATGCACACCACAAAAGCCAGAACAGCCTATCAGACGAGCGAAGCTCAAGCCCAAATCCATCCGGTCAAGCTCATCCATCTTCTATACGAACGGGTACTGGTACACCTGACTTTAGCAGAACAAGGAACCATCACCAACAACGCCAAGGAACGAGGTGAGAATCTCAGTAAAGCTATCGCGATCATTTCCGAGCTGAATGCCTCCATCAAAGATGGTGATGATTCGGACGCGGCTGGTTTCCTCCGGGGTCTTTACTCTGCCATCCTCCTGGAACTGCCCAAAGTCGGCATCTCAGGTGAGGTAGAAATTATCCGCCAGTCCTACCGATATCTCAACCGACTTCGGGAGATCTGGGAATCCACTGCCATGGTCGAGGCGGGTTTGAACGTGCCGCACCAAGACGAAAACGAACAACAAAAATCAAACCAGAATACACCCTCTTCGCCCGATGGTGGCGCCCCCCCTGTAAATCGCCCCAATAAATTTACAACTATGGATGCGGCTTCATGTTATCTCCATGGAGTTTCGGTATCTATTTGA
- the sat gene encoding sulfate adenylyltransferase, whose product MSRLVAPHGGKGLVCCLLHGNELVAEQEKAKGLKKIKISARAKGDLIMMGIGGFSPLSGFMTKADWKGVCEKFQMADGTFWPVPVTLDCNKADADAIKTGDEIALENDGVIYATMKVTEKYEMTEADKKFECEKVFKGEGEESADDKFWQIAMEDHPGVKMVMAQKEYNLAGTVKVLSEGEYPDKYKGVYLTPAETRAMFDERGWADVAALQLRNPMHRSHEFLAKIAIEVCDGVLIHSLIGNLKKGDIPAEVRVKAIDCLVEHYFVKDNVIQAGYPLDMRYAGPREALLHATFRQNYGVNKMLIGRDHAGVGDFYGLFEAQTIFDKIPTDLPDGKALKCMPLKIDWTFYCHKCDGMASLRTCPHSKEDRVILSGTKLRKALSEGAQIVDHFGRDEVLVILKEYYQGLTEKVEVKMQGAASGAAM is encoded by the coding sequence ATGTCAAGATTAGTTGCACCACACGGTGGAAAGGGTTTGGTATGCTGCCTGCTTCATGGCAATGAGCTGGTAGCTGAGCAAGAAAAGGCCAAGGGCCTGAAGAAGATCAAAATCAGCGCACGCGCCAAAGGCGACCTGATCATGATGGGTATCGGCGGCTTCAGCCCTCTTTCCGGCTTCATGACCAAGGCTGACTGGAAAGGTGTTTGCGAGAAATTCCAGATGGCTGATGGCACCTTCTGGCCTGTGCCGGTTACCCTTGATTGCAATAAGGCTGATGCCGACGCCATCAAGACTGGCGACGAAATCGCGTTGGAAAATGACGGCGTTATCTACGCCACCATGAAAGTCACCGAGAAGTACGAGATGACCGAAGCCGACAAGAAATTTGAATGCGAAAAAGTATTCAAAGGCGAAGGCGAAGAGTCTGCTGATGATAAATTCTGGCAGATCGCCATGGAAGATCATCCAGGCGTTAAAATGGTTATGGCTCAGAAAGAGTACAACCTGGCCGGTACCGTTAAAGTATTGTCTGAAGGCGAATACCCAGACAAGTACAAAGGTGTATACCTGACTCCGGCTGAAACCCGTGCCATGTTCGACGAGCGCGGTTGGGCCGATGTTGCCGCCCTCCAGCTCCGTAACCCGATGCACCGCTCACACGAGTTCCTGGCCAAGATCGCTATCGAAGTATGTGACGGCGTCCTGATCCACTCCTTGATCGGCAACCTGAAGAAAGGCGATATCCCCGCCGAAGTCCGGGTTAAGGCCATTGATTGTCTGGTCGAGCACTACTTTGTAAAAGATAACGTCATCCAGGCAGGCTACCCCCTTGACATGCGTTATGCCGGTCCTCGCGAGGCTCTGCTTCACGCTACCTTCCGTCAGAACTACGGTGTCAACAAGATGTTGATCGGTCGTGACCACGCTGGCGTAGGTGACTTTTACGGCCTGTTCGAAGCCCAGACCATCTTCGACAAGATCCCCACCGACCTGCCAGACGGCAAGGCACTTAAGTGTATGCCTCTCAAGATCGACTGGACCTTCTACTGCCACAAGTGTGACGGTATGGCCTCTCTGCGCACCTGTCCGCACAGCAAGGAAGACCGAGTCATCCTGTCCGGCACCAAGCTCCGCAAGGCTCTCTCTGAAGGCGCTCAGATCGTTGACCACTTCGGTCGCGATGAGGTCCTGGTCATCCTGAAAGAGTACTATCAGGGTCTGACAGAGAAGGTTGAAGTTAAGATGCAAGGCGCTGCTTCTGGCGCCGCGATGTAA
- a CDS encoding flagellar protein FlaG, producing MDINLNTEVKTYGTPTAPVVEQEDKVKPQVTPVKEGTDSTKTNLNEQALHDKKGKAQGGPLSKDEIEKLIAQVQSRLDTIGGNLKLGLNEYKPTKDIVVQVKDRRNDKLIRQFPSEELLQLKAKLEDLVGILFDKNA from the coding sequence ATGGATATCAACCTAAACACCGAAGTCAAGACATACGGAACCCCGACGGCTCCGGTGGTGGAGCAAGAAGACAAGGTAAAACCCCAAGTCACGCCAGTCAAAGAGGGTACTGACTCGACCAAGACCAACTTGAACGAGCAGGCTCTTCACGACAAAAAAGGCAAAGCACAGGGCGGCCCCCTCTCTAAAGACGAAATAGAGAAGCTTATTGCTCAGGTCCAGAGTCGCTTGGACACCATTGGCGGCAACCTGAAACTCGGACTGAACGAGTACAAGCCAACGAAAGATATCGTGGTGCAAGTCAAAGACAGACGCAACGATAAGTTAATCCGGCAATTTCCCTCGGAAGAGCTGCTGCAACTCAAAGCCAAACTTGAAGACTTAGTCGGCATCCTTTTCGACAAAAACGCCTAA
- a CDS encoding flagellar protein FlaB yields the protein MTLRINTNVSALMSHKNMIKNDNSLSASLEKLSSGLRINKAADDASGMAIADSLKSQALGLGQAIRNANDGISMVQTADGALEESINIVNTIKTKSIQAAQDGQTTESRKAIQADVNKLMEELDAIAKTTAFNGQKLLSGQFTDKKFQVGAYSGETVGVSIGSTEAGKIGHLSTGLLKTDSSSGGEVRLSIFSNIQNAEIGLQSVNLAYDNSRENSMGALASAINKVADLTGVTAQVNVAVKSTNAVAAGSTGTDFSINGVTIGAMTVKANDSDGSLANAINSKTSLHGISASVNESGNLTLTSTDGRAIKVGGDTGTTLVGSNLSTFGEIKLFQTGANEIKISDSADNVSLNLTAAFDVKGSFTTSVDSTLTKNSTIASASVIKAGSTFGFDLSATNFKSLTTTLDSTLLAGSVLGSNGNIIKSGTVFGGKAALTANVTSTSDNLLKTGSIIESGSVLTAGTVVTTEFKQGGNTYSVGSTLASDVTVSSAGITLTSDLLAKSGSILSAVGSTIAGGSYIGGDVTVSGSMTLTNSMTLKAGSVITNKSGASILAGSTIGGDVTVSGGTQTMTRDMVIKAGSVIDGGATSLAKGSTIGGSVTLSTSDVTIAGDMSIAAGSMLAEGSVLKAGTVLTNDIWVTGGATLKAGTVLNGDAITSGSNYLNSGMTLKANSVLNSGSILSATATSSSGATATTALSDVQKFKMSDIDLTTQEGAQVAISIADSALKNLDKIRSDLGSVQNQLTSTISNLSVTRVNVTAAESSIRDVDFAEESSNFSKMQILVQASSFAMAQSNASGKSVLSLLQG from the coding sequence ATGACTTTACGCATCAATACCAACGTGTCGGCTTTAATGTCGCACAAGAACATGATCAAGAACGACAACAGCCTTTCCGCCTCATTAGAAAAGCTATCATCAGGTCTGCGAATCAACAAGGCTGCTGATGACGCGTCCGGCATGGCTATTGCCGATTCGTTGAAATCTCAAGCCCTCGGCCTCGGCCAGGCAATCCGAAACGCCAACGACGGTATCTCCATGGTACAGACCGCTGACGGCGCATTGGAAGAGTCGATCAACATCGTCAACACCATCAAAACCAAGTCCATTCAGGCTGCTCAAGACGGACAGACCACGGAAAGCCGGAAGGCAATTCAGGCCGACGTCAATAAGCTGATGGAAGAACTTGACGCCATCGCAAAAACCACGGCCTTCAACGGACAAAAGCTCCTTTCCGGCCAGTTCACCGACAAAAAGTTCCAGGTCGGCGCTTACTCTGGCGAAACCGTAGGTGTCTCCATCGGCTCCACCGAGGCTGGCAAGATTGGGCACCTCTCCACCGGCCTTCTGAAGACAGACAGTTCATCCGGCGGCGAAGTACGTCTTTCCATTTTCTCCAATATCCAAAACGCTGAAATCGGCCTTCAGTCCGTGAATCTTGCTTATGACAATTCACGGGAAAACAGTATGGGCGCCTTGGCCTCAGCAATCAACAAAGTGGCGGACCTTACTGGTGTCACCGCCCAAGTTAATGTAGCGGTAAAGTCAACCAACGCTGTAGCGGCTGGCTCAACCGGAACCGACTTTTCAATCAACGGCGTTACCATCGGTGCAATGACGGTTAAAGCTAACGATTCCGACGGTTCTCTCGCTAATGCAATCAACTCTAAGACCTCATTGCATGGCATCAGCGCCAGCGTCAATGAGTCCGGTAACCTAACCCTCACCTCAACCGATGGCCGAGCGATCAAAGTGGGCGGAGACACCGGCACTACCCTGGTCGGCAGCAATTTGAGCACCTTTGGCGAAATCAAACTGTTCCAGACCGGTGCCAACGAGATTAAGATCAGTGACTCCGCTGATAATGTATCGCTCAATTTGACCGCCGCCTTCGACGTCAAAGGCAGTTTCACAACCTCCGTCGACTCCACCTTGACCAAGAACTCAACAATTGCCTCTGCCTCTGTGATCAAGGCAGGCTCCACCTTTGGGTTCGACTTGAGCGCCACAAACTTCAAGAGTTTAACAACCACTTTAGACAGCACCTTATTGGCTGGTTCAGTTCTCGGTTCTAACGGTAACATCATCAAGAGTGGCACTGTCTTCGGCGGTAAAGCTGCGTTAACTGCCAACGTAACCTCTACCTCTGACAATCTGTTAAAGACCGGATCGATCATTGAGTCAGGATCAGTATTGACAGCTGGCACCGTCGTAACCACGGAATTCAAACAGGGCGGAAACACTTACAGCGTAGGTTCCACTCTGGCCAGTGACGTAACTGTCAGTTCAGCCGGTATTACATTGACTTCCGATCTGCTGGCCAAGTCAGGCTCCATCCTTTCAGCTGTTGGCAGCACAATTGCCGGTGGTTCCTATATCGGCGGCGACGTCACAGTTTCCGGATCAATGACTTTAACCAACTCAATGACCCTCAAGGCAGGCTCGGTTATCACCAACAAGAGTGGCGCAAGCATCCTGGCAGGTTCTACCATTGGCGGCGACGTCACGGTCAGTGGCGGCACCCAGACCATGACCAGAGATATGGTCATTAAAGCCGGGTCAGTTATTGATGGCGGCGCTACCTCACTGGCCAAGGGGTCTACTATTGGCGGATCAGTTACCCTGAGCACCTCTGACGTCACCATCGCTGGCGATATGTCCATCGCCGCCGGCTCAATGCTGGCCGAAGGCTCAGTTCTTAAAGCAGGAACAGTGCTAACCAATGATATCTGGGTAACAGGCGGCGCTACTTTAAAGGCAGGAACAGTGCTCAATGGCGATGCTATCACGTCAGGCAGCAACTACCTCAACTCCGGCATGACCTTGAAGGCCAACTCAGTCCTGAACAGCGGCAGTATCCTCTCGGCAACAGCGACCAGTAGTTCCGGAGCAACAGCGACAACCGCGCTCTCTGACGTCCAGAAATTCAAGATGTCCGATATCGATCTTACCACCCAGGAAGGCGCCCAGGTAGCTATCTCCATCGCCGACTCGGCCTTGAAGAATCTGGACAAAATCCGTTCCGACCTCGGTTCCGTCCAGAACCAGCTCACGTCAACCATCTCTAACCTTTCCGTGACCCGAGTTAACGTTACGGCTGCGGAATCGTCAATTCGTGACGTCGATTTCGCTGAGGAATCATCCAACTTCTCCAAGATGCAGATCTTGGTCCAGGCCAGTTCCTTCGCCATGGCCCAGTCCAATGCCTCCGGAAAGTCGGTATTGAGCCTGCTGCAGGGATAA
- a CDS encoding 3-dehydroquinate synthase, producing MKQVQVGLGDRSYPIMIDHGLLATIGSDLKTRNIAKRFVVIADDTVAGLYGERLLHSLQASGFVPDIIAFPAGEASKTMATVAHLASRLAQLGVDRKDGLIALGGGVTGDITGFLAASYLRGIPFVQIPTTLLAQVDSSVGGKTGVDIPEGKNLIGAFHQPRAVYIDSQVLQTLPAAELLNGIAEVIKYGVIYDYNFFVFLENQLDSILKYNLPILEEVIETCCTIKAEVVSKDEREADLRRILNFGHTIGHAVEADSGYQLSHGSAVAIGMVAASSLAVAKGMLPVNDAARLTALIKNFGLPTTIPTTSDRQKLKSYLLTDKKTVAGRPFFVLPTSIGTVTITADVNESLLDQVLK from the coding sequence ATGAAACAGGTGCAGGTTGGCTTAGGGGACCGTTCGTACCCCATCATGATTGATCATGGTCTATTGGCAACTATCGGTTCCGATCTGAAGACCAGAAATATCGCCAAGCGTTTCGTGGTAATTGCAGACGACACGGTAGCAGGACTTTACGGTGAGAGGCTCCTCCACTCACTGCAGGCTTCAGGCTTCGTTCCGGACATCATTGCCTTTCCAGCAGGAGAAGCCAGTAAGACCATGGCCACTGTGGCCCACCTTGCCAGCCGTCTCGCCCAGCTGGGAGTTGACCGCAAAGACGGCCTGATCGCCTTAGGCGGAGGTGTAACGGGCGACATCACCGGTTTTCTAGCTGCCTCATATCTTCGCGGCATCCCCTTTGTTCAAATTCCCACTACCCTGCTGGCGCAAGTCGATAGCTCAGTCGGCGGCAAGACTGGAGTAGACATCCCGGAAGGGAAGAATCTGATTGGAGCCTTTCACCAGCCCCGGGCCGTCTATATCGACTCTCAAGTCTTGCAGACCCTGCCTGCTGCCGAATTATTAAATGGCATCGCCGAAGTCATTAAATATGGTGTTATTTATGATTACAATTTTTTTGTTTTTCTGGAAAATCAGTTAGATTCGATCCTGAAATACAACTTGCCAATACTCGAAGAGGTGATCGAGACCTGTTGCACCATCAAAGCCGAGGTCGTCTCTAAAGATGAACGAGAAGCGGACCTGAGACGGATTTTAAACTTCGGACACACTATCGGCCATGCGGTCGAAGCCGACTCAGGATACCAATTATCCCACGGCTCGGCAGTTGCTATCGGCATGGTAGCCGCCAGTAGCTTGGCTGTGGCCAAGGGGATGCTGCCAGTCAATGATGCTGCCAGACTCACAGCGCTGATCAAAAACTTTGGCCTTCCCACCACCATCCCAACGACATCTGATCGCCAAAAACTCAAAAGCTACCTACTAACCGACAAAAAAACTGTGGCCGGGCGCCCGTTTTTTGTGCTGCCAACGTCAATCGGTACCGTTACAATCACCGCAGATGTTAACGAGTCACTGCTCGATCAAGTTCTCAAGTAA